One genomic segment of Acinetobacter oleivorans DR1 includes these proteins:
- a CDS encoding phasin family protein: MDNANIETQVEESEEKNKLKSRSSRKSALDFRKYTKQIWLAGLGAFSRAEEEGNKLFDSLVKVGEELESKTGDLADNTVGKVTEKAKESVSETKDKVEKILDTSVNHSLNRIGLVTPKDLQHIEQLLVQLHIKVDALIEENQQLKEKLNKK, translated from the coding sequence ATGGATAATGCAAATATAGAGACACAGGTAGAAGAGTCAGAAGAAAAAAATAAATTAAAATCAAGAAGTTCAAGAAAATCAGCTTTGGATTTTAGAAAGTATACCAAGCAAATTTGGTTGGCTGGGTTAGGAGCTTTTTCACGCGCAGAAGAAGAGGGCAACAAACTCTTTGATTCCTTAGTCAAAGTTGGTGAAGAACTAGAGTCAAAAACTGGAGACTTAGCAGATAACACCGTAGGTAAAGTCACAGAAAAAGCAAAAGAATCTGTATCTGAAACAAAAGATAAAGTAGAGAAAATTCTTGATACCAGTGTGAACCATTCTTTAAACCGGATTGGATTGGTCACTCCGAAGGATTTACAGCACATTGAACAGCTCTTGGTACAGCTTCATATTAAGGTGGATGCTTTAATAGAAGAAAACCAACAATTGAAAGAAAAATTGAATAAAAAGTAA
- a CDS encoding Rrf2 family transcriptional regulator, translating to MRLTTRGRYAVTALLDLALQPTEQTITLAEIAARQSISVAYLEQLFAKLKRHGLVSSVRGANGGYHLARNADEITVLEIIEAVNETVDATRCDHKGNCQNGAMCLTHDLWQELSHHIADYLAKISLADLISRDNVQTVALRQNVTGIDSALLSGTGI from the coding sequence ATGCGCCTTACAACTCGCGGTCGCTACGCAGTGACTGCTCTACTTGATTTAGCTTTGCAGCCAACTGAACAAACGATCACGCTCGCCGAAATTGCAGCTCGCCAATCCATTTCAGTTGCTTATTTAGAACAGTTATTCGCAAAACTTAAGCGTCATGGGTTAGTTTCTAGTGTTCGTGGTGCAAATGGTGGTTATCATTTGGCTCGAAATGCTGATGAAATTACTGTGTTAGAAATTATTGAAGCTGTAAATGAAACTGTTGATGCAACTCGTTGCGACCATAAAGGTAACTGCCAAAATGGTGCAATGTGTCTCACACACGATTTATGGCAAGAACTCTCTCATCATATTGCCGACTATTTAGCAAAAATCTCTCTTGCCGACCTCATTAGCCGAGACAACGTTCAAACTGTTGCATTACGCCAAAATGTGACTGGCATAGATTCAGCTCTTTTATCGGGTACAGGTATTTGA
- a CDS encoding HU family DNA-binding protein, with protein sequence MNKSELIDAIAEKGGVSKTDAGKALDATIASITEALKKGDTVTLVGFGTFSVKERAARTGRNPKTGEELQIKATKVPSFKAGKGLKDSVA encoded by the coding sequence ATGAATAAATCAGAATTAATCGATGCAATTGCTGAAAAAGGGGGAGTATCTAAGACTGATGCAGGCAAGGCACTCGATGCGACAATTGCGTCAATTACTGAAGCACTTAAAAAAGGTGACACAGTAACTTTAGTTGGTTTTGGTACTTTCAGTGTTAAAGAACGTGCTGCACGCACTGGTCGTAACCCTAAAACTGGTGAAGAGCTTCAAATTAAAGCAACAAAAGTACCTAGCTTCAAAGCTGGTAAAGGTCTTAAAGATTCAGTAGCTTAA
- a CDS encoding SurA N-terminal domain-containing protein — translation MESFRTVIKGWLGKVLLILFLTPLALVGIEGYFNRGNKADVAKTVNGQEISKKDLETLTQSYKEQYLAAVKGDESLLNLPVIQAKALDILVSRNLLIQQAEKLGISLSDTQIEQMLAQQPSLQENGQFSQKLYENYLRSIGMTSQGLIASLRQDHALKMLTSTFSDYSLVSKVDLMQIANLQTEQRTLHLASIKLDGYKTGLTASNQEATDYYNKHQNEFKQQSSVDVDYVVVSPSLMAKPAPATEAELQQAYSKFVETQKKDAKRTVKHILITTDARDDAAAQKLAKEVYAKIQGGLTFAQAASQFSEDPSSKAKGGLVEAYAPGVFSDAFDKTVVSLKNGQISQPVKTQYGYHIIEAETQASQIPSFEAEKARLTAEVEKNKVATVYSDTVNSLNETIVGNDSLEAVVQEVKGTKVESLNGVTLATQNPYLSDPNVKIKLFNDDVKNGDRNASSNIQLANGDTVWVKVRDYHAAGVKPLAQAMNEAKAKVIDEKARKAVQAKIATMLAEFKTQPADQVVAKNKVAFESAGVFSRSQGLKREIERAAFSATTPKPGMWSVTTANLPNELVVVAVSNVNSSAANAIPADQLQQLKQLYRQSRGQQILEDYSQYLKSHAKIK, via the coding sequence ATGGAATCGTTTCGTACAGTCATTAAGGGTTGGCTCGGCAAAGTCCTTCTAATTTTGTTTTTGACCCCTTTAGCACTTGTAGGTATTGAAGGATATTTTAATAGGGGAAACAAGGCTGATGTTGCAAAAACAGTAAATGGCCAAGAAATATCTAAAAAAGACCTTGAAACTTTAACTCAGTCTTACAAAGAACAATATTTAGCTGCTGTTAAAGGCGATGAGAGTTTACTTAATTTGCCTGTTATTCAGGCTAAGGCACTCGATATTTTAGTGTCGCGTAATTTGCTAATTCAACAAGCTGAGAAATTAGGTATCTCACTTAGTGATACTCAAATTGAGCAAATGTTAGCTCAACAGCCTAGTTTGCAAGAGAATGGACAGTTCTCGCAAAAACTCTATGAAAATTATTTACGTTCTATTGGTATGACAAGTCAGGGCTTAATTGCTAGTCTTCGTCAAGATCATGCTTTAAAAATGCTAACGTCAACTTTTTCTGATTACTCTTTAGTAAGTAAAGTTGATTTAATGCAAATTGCGAATTTGCAAACTGAACAACGTACGTTACATTTGGCTAGTATTAAATTAGATGGTTATAAAACTGGTTTAACTGCTTCTAATCAAGAAGCTACAGATTATTACAACAAACACCAAAATGAGTTTAAACAACAATCTTCTGTTGATGTGGATTATGTGGTTGTGTCGCCATCACTAATGGCTAAACCAGCTCCTGCAACTGAAGCTGAACTTCAACAAGCGTATAGTAAGTTTGTTGAAACTCAGAAAAAAGATGCTAAACGTACTGTGAAGCATATTTTAATTACTACAGATGCTCGTGATGATGCCGCAGCTCAAAAACTTGCTAAAGAAGTATATGCGAAAATTCAAGGCGGTCTGACATTTGCACAAGCTGCATCTCAGTTCTCTGAAGATCCAAGTTCGAAAGCAAAAGGTGGTTTAGTTGAAGCATATGCACCAGGTGTTTTTTCCGATGCATTTGATAAAACTGTAGTGAGCTTGAAAAATGGACAGATTTCTCAACCAGTAAAAACTCAATATGGTTATCATATTATTGAGGCAGAAACTCAAGCTAGTCAAATCCCTTCATTCGAAGCAGAGAAGGCGCGTTTAACTGCTGAGGTTGAAAAGAATAAAGTTGCAACTGTTTATTCAGATACCGTAAACAGTTTAAATGAAACGATTGTTGGTAATGATTCTTTAGAAGCTGTTGTACAAGAAGTAAAAGGTACAAAAGTTGAATCATTAAATGGCGTAACTTTAGCTACACAAAATCCATATTTAAGTGATCCAAACGTTAAAATTAAATTGTTTAATGATGACGTGAAAAATGGTGACCGTAATGCATCATCTAATATTCAGTTAGCGAATGGTGATACGGTATGGGTTAAAGTACGTGATTATCATGCTGCTGGTGTAAAACCTTTAGCACAGGCGATGAATGAAGCAAAAGCAAAAGTTATCGATGAAAAAGCGCGTAAAGCTGTTCAAGCTAAAATTGCTACAATGCTAGCTGAATTTAAAACTCAACCAGCAGATCAAGTAGTTGCTAAAAATAAAGTAGCATTTGAATCGGCTGGCGTATTTAGTCGTTCACAAGGATTAAAGCGTGAAATTGAGCGCGCGGCATTTAGTGCAACTACACCTAAGCCAGGTATGTGGTCTGTTACAACTGCAAATTTACCAAATGAGCTAGTTGTTGTTGCAGTTTCAAATGTAAATTCATCTGCTGCGAATGCTATCCCTGCTGATCAGTTACAGCAATTAAAGCAACTTTATCGTCAGTCACGTGGTCAACAAATATTGGAAGATTACAGTCAATATTTAAAATCACATGCGAAAATTAAATAA